A DNA window from Rhipicephalus sanguineus isolate Rsan-2018 chromosome 8, BIME_Rsan_1.4, whole genome shotgun sequence contains the following coding sequences:
- the LOC119401299 gene encoding thyrostimulin beta-5 subunit yields the protein MRNVRGSLPVPVVALCWLLVASSVASTKRHDDEDELSSVVVSGGGPVVVGGGGGDAVDTLTTIECHRREYSFRATRTDANGNRCWDDVTAMSCWGRCDSGEIADWRFPFKKSFHPVCTYGSRKLVRTQLRFCDPDDLDERDELRVYEYYEALSCSCQVCDSTWTSCEGFRHP from the exons ATGAGGAACGTCCGCGGGTCACTTCCGGTTCCTGTCGTGGCCTTGTGCTGGCTGCTGGTGGCGAGCTCCGTCGCGTCGACCAAGCGCCATGACGACGAAGACGAGCTGTCGTCGGTGGTGGTGAGCGGCGGCGGCCCAGTCGTCGTGGGCGGCGGAGGGGGGGACGCGGTGGACACGCTGACCACCATCGAATGCCACCGACGCGAATACTCGTTCCGAGCCACGCGCACCGACGCCAACGGGAACCGCTGTTGGGATGACGTCACCGCCATGTCCTgctgggggcgctgcgactcCGGAGAG ATTGCCGACTGGCGGTTCCCGTTCAAGAAATCCTTCCATCCTGTCTGCACGTACGGCTCGCGCAAGCTGGTGCGCACGCAGCTGCGCTTCTGCGATCCCGACGACCTGGACGAGAGGGACGAGTTGCGCGTGTACGAGTACTACGAGGCACTCAGCTGCTCGTGCCAGGTGTGCGACTCCACCTGGACCAGCTGCGAGGGCTTCAGGCATCCCTAG